A window of the Tachyglossus aculeatus isolate mTacAcu1 chromosome 2, mTacAcu1.pri, whole genome shotgun sequence genome harbors these coding sequences:
- the COL10A1 gene encoding LOW QUALITY PROTEIN: collagen alpha-1(X) chain (The sequence of the model RefSeq protein was modified relative to this genomic sequence to represent the inferred CDS: deleted 1 base in 1 codon) gives MDTVAHNSAELWRLSLKSKSTQSELGFNPPEIPGTKAREDGRVTGQERATMRQTHFLFRSPSPRFQNKFGNMPFPIAFLLLYCLNVVHGGFYPERYPSPTGIKGPPPNGKTQFFLPYTIRSQGVPVRGDQGPTGPPGPAGPRGLPGPLGPPGKPGFGSPGPQGQPGEPGPPGPSAVGKPGLPGLPGKPGERGPYGEKGDAGPAGLPGPRGPNGPPGIPGPNGISVTGKPGQQGPAGPRGLPGEKGAPGQPGMLGPKGENGYGAPGRPGERGQPGLQGPMGPPGPAGLGKPGENGSPGQPGVKGDRGLPGEKGQAGIPGPQGPRGEPGVAGLGKPGDNGIPGQPGAPGTKGHPGIPGLVGPPGPPGLGKPGLPGIKGQRGPEGLPGTPGVKGEQGPAGRPGEPGLDGLPGSTGPQGPKGMPGVQGLPGPKGEAGPTGPAGYSGAKGERGLPGLDGKPGYAGEPGLDGPKGSPGFPGPKGEAGPGGAPGLPGPAGAAGAKGEVGQDGGPGPRGSPGIPGSRGPAGPPGTPGFPGAKGDPGSPGLPGPAGLATKGLNGPSGPPGLPGPRGHDGEPGLPGPPGPPGPPGPAAVAEGFLKAGQRPSLTGTPLGSANLGLGGVRGVAFTVILSKAYPATGTPIQFDKILYNRQQHYDPRTGIFTCQVPGLYYFSYHVHVKGTHVWVGLYKNGTPIMYTYDEYKKGYLDQASGSAVVDLMENDQVWLQLPNTESNGLYSSEYVHSSFSGFLFAQI, from the exons AACAAATTTGGGAATATGCCGTTCCCGATAGCCTTTCTGCTGCTATACTGTTTGAACGTTGTTCATGGAGGGTTTTATCCCGAACGATACCCATCGCCAACGGGCATAAAGGGACCGCCACCCAACGGGAAGACTCAATTCTTCCTTCCATACACCATAAGGAGTCAGG GTGTGCCAGTGAGAGGAGACCAAGGCCCCACCGGCCCACCCGGACCAGCTGGTCCCCGGGGACTTCCCGGCCCTTTGGGACCTCCAGGAAAGCCAGGTTTTGGAAGCCCAGGCCCTCAAGGCCagccaggggaaccagggccaccaGGACCGTCTGCTGTCGGGAAGCCAGGTCTGCCAGGTCTGCCGGGGAAACCTGGCGAAAGAGGACCTTACGGGGAGAAAGGAGACGCTGGGCCCGCTGGTCTCCCAGGACCCAGGGGACCAAATGGGCCACCTGGAATTCCTGGCCCGAATGGAATTTCAGTCACAGGGAAGCCAGGGCAGCAGGGGCCAGCAGGGCCAAGGGGCCTCCCGGGGGAGAAAGGAGCCCCGGGCCAGCCTGGCATGCTCGGCCCAAAGGGAGAAAATGGGTATGGGGCTCCTGGGCGCCCAGGGGAGCGAGGACAGCCAGGTTTACAAGGTCCCATGGGCCCCCCCGGACCTGCCGGGCTAGGGAAGCCAGGGGAAAATGGGTCCCCGGGGCAGCCGGGAGtcaaaggggaccggggcctccCAGGGGAGAAAGGCCAAGCTGGCATCCCTGGGCCCCAGGGCCCCCGTGGGGAACCGGGAGTGGCGGGACTTGGCAAGCCAGGGGATAACGGGATTCCAGGGCAGCCGGGGGCTCCAGGAACCAAGGGTCACCCTGGCATTCCAGGCTTGGTGGGGCCCCCTGGGCCGCCGGggttggggaagccgggattaccGGGAATCAAGGGGCAGAGGGGCCCCGAAGGCCTCCCTGGGACACCCGGTGTCAAGGGGGAGCAAGGCCCGGCGGGTCGCCCGGGAGAGCCGGGGCTGGACGGGCTCCCTGGGAGCACGGGACCTCAGGGACCAAAAGGGATGCCCGGTGTCCAAGGTCTCCCGGGGCCCAAAGGGGAAGCGGGCCCCACAGGGCCGGCAGGATATTCTGGTGCCAAAGGGGAGAGGGGCCTCCCAGGGTTGGATGGGAAACCGGGTTACGCGGGAGAGCCAGGCCTTGATGGACCCAAGGGATCCCCGGGTTTCCCGGGGCCGAAGGGTGAGGCCGGGCCCGGCGGAGCTCCAGGGTTACCAGGCCCGGCGGGAGCAGCGGGAGCTAAGGGAGAAGTGGGGCAGGACGGTGGCCCCGGCCCCAGAGGGTCCCCGGGGATCCCGGGCTCAAGGGGGCCGGCTGGCCCTCCCGGCACCCCTGGCTTCCCGGGAGCTAAAGGGGACCCGGGATCCCCAGGGCTGCCCGGCCCAGCGGGCCTGGCCACTAAAGGACTTAATGGTCCCAGCGGCCCTCCCGGGCTACCCGGTCCCAGGGGCCACGATGGAGAGCCCGGTCTCCCGGGGCCCCCAGGGCCTCCCGGACCTCCCGGCCCGGCTGCCGTGGCCGAGGGCTTCCTAAAAGCCGGCCAGAGGCCCAGCCTGACGGGAACACCGCTAGGCAGCGCAAACCTGGGCCTGGGGGGAGTGCGTGGGGTGGCGTTCACAGTCATCCTCTCCAAGGCCTACCCAGCCACGGGCACGCCCATTCAGTTTGACAAGATCCTCTACAACAGGCAGCAGCACTATGATCCCAGGACCGGAATCTTCACCTGCCAGGTGCCGGGACTGTACTACTTCTCGTATCATGTGCATGTGAAGGGCACACACGTCTGGGTGGGCCTCTACAAAAATGGCACGCCCATAATGTACACCTACGACGAGTACAAGAAAGGTTACCTAGACCAGGCTTCGGGGAGCGCCGTCGTCGACCTCATGGAAAACGATCAAGTGTGGCTGCAGCTCCCCAACACGGAATCCAATGGCCTGTACTCTTCTGAGTACGTCCACTCGTCTTTCTCGGGATTCTTGTTTGCCCAAATCTAA